The Actinopolyspora erythraea genome has a segment encoding these proteins:
- a CDS encoding MFS transporter produces MSGSEATRLREVFKGQPKAVWITAFAAVIAFMGIGLVDPILRSIAEALHAGPEQVTLLFSSYLGVQVVAMLITGAFSARFGAKRTVVTGLVLIVLATLACALAGSVMQLVALRAVWGLGNALFIATALSVIVGAASGGQQAAILLYEAALGIGLSTGPLLGALLGNISWRGPFAGTAVLMAVALILSVGFLPSDSGGRGEPVKLLDPLRALRHGALLRTSLGSALYTAAFFTVLAWSPFVLEYDAIAVGLIFFGWGVCVAFAGVVLAPRLANRFGELGGTVLAVLLYAVLLLIMTVDSKAVLIVGIVVSGLVSGLLNTLFTGSAMSVSRAPRPVASAGYNFCRWLGGALAATLVSHIATWLDWPRAPFAVGAVACLVAAGLLAVGLRSGRADPHRVPEEAAVVGEEF; encoded by the coding sequence ATGAGCGGGTCCGAAGCCACCCGGTTGCGCGAGGTGTTCAAAGGGCAGCCCAAGGCCGTCTGGATCACCGCCTTCGCGGCGGTGATCGCCTTCATGGGCATCGGCCTCGTCGACCCGATCCTGCGCTCCATAGCCGAGGCGCTGCACGCGGGCCCCGAGCAGGTGACGCTGCTGTTCTCGTCCTACCTGGGCGTGCAGGTGGTGGCCATGCTGATCACCGGCGCGTTCAGCGCGCGCTTCGGCGCGAAGCGCACCGTGGTAACCGGTCTGGTGCTCATCGTGCTCGCCACGCTGGCCTGCGCGCTCGCCGGTTCGGTGATGCAGCTGGTGGCGCTGCGAGCGGTGTGGGGACTCGGGAACGCCCTGTTCATCGCCACGGCGCTCTCGGTGATCGTCGGCGCCGCCAGCGGTGGGCAGCAGGCTGCGATCCTGCTCTACGAGGCGGCGCTCGGCATCGGCCTTTCCACCGGCCCGCTGCTCGGCGCGCTGCTCGGCAACATCTCCTGGCGGGGACCGTTCGCCGGAACCGCCGTCCTGATGGCCGTGGCCCTGATCCTGTCCGTGGGCTTCCTGCCCTCCGACAGCGGCGGTCGCGGCGAACCGGTCAAACTGCTCGACCCGCTGCGCGCGCTGCGGCACGGTGCGCTGCTGCGCACCTCGCTCGGATCCGCGCTGTACACGGCGGCGTTCTTCACCGTGCTGGCGTGGTCGCCGTTCGTGCTGGAGTACGACGCGATAGCCGTGGGGCTGATCTTCTTCGGCTGGGGCGTGTGCGTGGCCTTCGCCGGTGTCGTACTGGCCCCCAGACTGGCGAACCGCTTCGGCGAGCTCGGCGGCACGGTGCTGGCCGTGCTGCTCTACGCGGTACTGCTGTTGATCATGACCGTCGACAGCAAGGCGGTGCTGATCGTGGGCATCGTGGTCAGCGGCCTCGTCTCCGGGCTGCTCAACACCCTGTTCACCGGGAGCGCCATGAGCGTCAGCAGGGCTCCCCGTCCGGTCGCCAGCGCGGGGTACAACTTCTGCCGCTGGCTCGGCGGCGCACTGGCCGCGACGCTCGTCAGCCACATCGCCACCTGGCTGGACTGGCCCAGGGCACCGTTCGCCGTGGGCGCGGTGGCCTGCCTGGTCGCAGCCGGGCTGCTCGCGGTCGGGCTGCGTTCGGGACGTGCCGATCCGCACCGGGTGCCGGAGGAGGCCGCGGTCGTCGGCGAGGAGTTCTGA
- a CDS encoding PhoX family protein, protein MSANSAEPRVLPLPLLNHFSANRSAVTCEYRCGNACAHDAPNESVNSYFGDVVRRVMDRRGALRAGAVLSVAAGVTAATGGTAAARPGLGHGNGHGNGNGHGGHAAAGTDFDPVQPNTRDSVVIPEGYEQQVVIRWGDPVLASAPEFDFRNQTPEAQQLQFGYNNDFAGLIPLDRAGIHNLLVVNHEYTTETHMFADYDPDNPTEQQVRTAWAAHGMSVLLVRRDPARGGLTPLPSWYSRRITLRTEFEMRGPAAGSDLLKTSEDPSGKRVLGTQNNCAGGVTPWGTVLSGEENFHQYFANADLVNDPLTRERMRRYGVGTGSSSRKWERFEKRWDASREPNESNRFGWIVEVDPHDPDSTPVKHTALGRFKHEGATVRTTEDGRVAVYMGDDERFDYIYKFVSSGRMKNGRSAHARRHNMSLLDHGTLYVARFSGDSPASEIDGSGELPSDGEFDGSGEWLPLATGDTSHVPGFTAEEVYVFTRLAADRVGATKMDRPEDIEPNPTNGRVYCALTNNSNRGTAGHAPVDEANPRIGNKHGHVLEIREDHDDPTSTRMSWGLLLVCGDPEEAGTYYGGFDKDQVSPISCPDNVAFDRHGNLWIATDGNELGSNDGLFAVPVTGSERGHVKQFLTVPNGAETCGPIVTDDLVTVCVQHPGENGSGPENPGSHWPDGGDSQPRPSLVAVWRSHGHRVGEIGRR, encoded by the coding sequence ATGTCGGCCAACTCAGCCGAACCACGCGTGCTCCCACTACCGCTGCTGAACCACTTCTCCGCGAACCGTTCCGCCGTGACCTGTGAGTACCGCTGCGGCAACGCCTGCGCGCACGACGCGCCGAACGAATCGGTCAACAGCTACTTCGGCGACGTGGTGCGACGGGTCATGGACAGACGCGGCGCGCTGCGCGCGGGCGCGGTGCTGTCCGTGGCGGCCGGAGTGACCGCCGCGACGGGTGGCACGGCGGCGGCACGACCGGGCCTGGGCCACGGCAACGGGCACGGCAACGGCAACGGTCACGGCGGCCACGCCGCCGCCGGCACCGACTTCGACCCGGTGCAGCCGAACACCCGGGACAGCGTGGTCATCCCCGAGGGCTACGAGCAGCAGGTGGTCATCAGGTGGGGAGACCCCGTGCTCGCCTCGGCCCCGGAGTTCGACTTCCGGAACCAGACCCCCGAGGCCCAACAGCTGCAGTTCGGCTACAACAACGACTTCGCCGGACTGATCCCGCTGGACCGCGCCGGGATCCACAACCTGCTGGTGGTCAACCACGAGTACACCACCGAAACGCACATGTTCGCCGACTACGACCCGGACAACCCCACCGAGCAGCAGGTGCGAACCGCCTGGGCCGCGCACGGCATGTCCGTCCTGCTGGTCAGGCGCGATCCGGCGCGCGGCGGACTCACCCCGCTGCCGAGCTGGTACAGCAGGCGGATCACGCTGCGCACCGAGTTCGAGATGCGCGGCCCCGCCGCGGGCAGCGACCTGCTCAAGACCTCCGAGGACCCGAGCGGAAAGCGGGTGCTGGGGACCCAGAACAACTGCGCCGGGGGCGTCACTCCCTGGGGGACCGTGCTCTCCGGCGAGGAGAACTTCCACCAGTACTTCGCCAACGCCGACCTGGTCAACGACCCGCTTACCAGGGAGCGGATGCGGCGTTACGGCGTCGGTACCGGCAGTAGCTCCCGCAAGTGGGAACGCTTCGAGAAGCGCTGGGACGCCAGCCGGGAACCGAACGAGTCGAACCGGTTCGGCTGGATCGTGGAGGTGGACCCGCACGACCCCGACTCGACCCCGGTGAAGCACACCGCGCTGGGGCGTTTCAAGCACGAGGGCGCCACCGTGCGCACCACCGAGGACGGCCGGGTGGCCGTCTACATGGGAGACGACGAGCGGTTCGACTACATCTACAAGTTCGTCTCCAGCGGCAGGATGAAGAACGGCCGCAGCGCCCACGCGCGCAGGCACAACATGTCGCTGCTCGACCACGGAACCCTCTACGTGGCGCGGTTCTCCGGTGACAGCCCCGCCTCGGAGATCGACGGCAGCGGCGAGCTGCCCTCCGACGGCGAGTTCGACGGCAGCGGTGAGTGGTTGCCGCTGGCCACCGGCGACACCTCCCACGTCCCCGGCTTCACCGCCGAGGAGGTCTACGTGTTCACCCGGCTCGCGGCCGACCGGGTCGGGGCGACCAAGATGGACCGGCCGGAGGACATCGAGCCGAACCCCACCAACGGCCGGGTCTACTGCGCGCTGACCAACAACTCCAACCGCGGGACAGCGGGGCACGCCCCGGTCGACGAGGCCAACCCCCGGATCGGCAATAAGCACGGTCACGTGCTCGAGATCCGCGAGGACCACGACGATCCGACCTCGACCCGCATGTCCTGGGGACTGCTGCTGGTCTGCGGCGACCCGGAGGAGGCGGGAACCTACTACGGCGGGTTCGACAAGGACCAGGTCAGCCCGATCTCCTGCCCCGACAACGTGGCGTTCGACCGGCACGGCAACCTGTGGATCGCCACGGACGGCAACGAGCTCGGCTCCAACGACGGCCTGTTCGCGGTACCGGTGACCGGTTCGGAGCGGGGGCACGTCAAGCAGTTCCTGACCGTGCCCAACGGCGCCGAGACCTGCGGCCCGATCGTCACCGACGATCTCGTGACCGTCTGCGTCCAGCATCCGGGGGAGAACGGTTCCGGCCCGGAGAACCCCGGCTCGCACTGGCCGGACGGCGGCGACTCCCAGCCGAGGCCCTCGCTGGTGGCGGTGTGGCGCAGCCACGGCCACCGCGTGGGGGAGATCGGACGCCGCTGA
- a CDS encoding SDR family oxidoreductase — MTSRPIALVTGASRGVGAAVAHQLSESHDVLLGGRNEEALRGIAAELPGASPWPAELTDYEGIAAAAAGIEKLDVLVHSAGMVELGSVSETGVDSWRRTFELNLFAVTELTRTLLPALRAASGHVVLINSGAGMAAKPNWGSYAASKFALRAYADVLRGEEAHNGIRVTSVFPGRVATDMQREVRESEGGSFEPERYLRPESVAETVVSSVRAGDDAHMTEIVLRPNG, encoded by the coding sequence ATGACTTCACGACCGATCGCACTGGTCACGGGCGCCTCACGCGGGGTGGGCGCGGCCGTGGCCCACCAGCTCTCCGAATCCCACGACGTTCTCCTCGGCGGCCGTAACGAGGAAGCGCTGCGCGGGATCGCGGCGGAGCTCCCCGGCGCGAGCCCCTGGCCCGCCGAACTCACCGACTACGAGGGGATAGCCGCGGCGGCGGCCGGGATCGAGAAGCTCGACGTGCTCGTGCACAGCGCGGGGATGGTCGAGCTCGGCTCGGTCTCCGAGACCGGCGTCGACTCCTGGCGACGCACCTTCGAGCTGAACCTGTTCGCCGTCACCGAGCTGACCAGGACGCTGCTCCCCGCCCTGCGGGCCGCCTCGGGCCACGTGGTGCTGATCAACTCCGGCGCGGGCATGGCGGCCAAGCCGAACTGGGGCTCCTACGCGGCCAGCAAGTTCGCGCTGCGCGCCTACGCCGACGTGCTACGCGGCGAGGAGGCCCACAACGGCATCAGGGTGACCTCGGTGTTCCCCGGACGCGTCGCGACCGACATGCAGCGCGAGGTGCGCGAGTCCGAGGGCGGCTCGTTCGAGCCGGAGCGCTACCTGCGGCCGGAATCGGTCGCCGAGACGGTGGTCTCCAGCGTGCGGGCCGGAGACGACGCGCACATGACGGAGATAGTGCTCCGGCCGAACGGCTGA
- a CDS encoding amidohydrolase family protein, which translates to MPITRRLRAPVVLPCDETCSVQRDAVVDIDEQGRLGYCGPRATAPEPDPDTVVRDCTGLLMPGLINTHAHTPMTLLRGMGGDLPLLRWLREVVWPAEARLRPSDIRAGMQLGSLEMLTAGVTTSSEMYFAPDSVADAVLEVGSRVVIASAVIDMPDLGDLGGWQGMVDRISRWIDSDGLRFGPGERVELAYGPHSAYTLPPEALRRIGEQARERGALVHTHVAETADEDAEQRRSYGSVPRMLAELGVLEGRFLAAHGVHLDDADIAVLAEHGVSVAHCPGSNAKLASGTARLVELLRAGVPLGLGTDGPSSNDDVDLWEEVQLAGMLARIREGYADAIGAADLLLAATRGGARALHRSDIGALESGRWADVVHLDLDTPAFVRGPEATDERILSNLVWAAGAECVRDVWVAGEQVVDTGEPTRVERDTVLKSARAAARRIEG; encoded by the coding sequence ATGCCGATCACTCGACGTCTACGTGCTCCGGTCGTGCTTCCCTGCGACGAGACCTGTTCGGTACAACGCGACGCCGTCGTGGACATCGACGAGCAGGGCAGGCTGGGATACTGCGGTCCACGTGCCACGGCTCCCGAACCGGACCCGGACACCGTGGTCCGGGACTGCACGGGACTGCTGATGCCGGGACTGATCAACACCCACGCGCACACTCCCATGACCCTGCTGCGTGGCATGGGTGGTGACCTACCGCTGCTTCGCTGGCTGCGGGAGGTGGTCTGGCCCGCCGAGGCCAGGTTGCGTCCCTCCGACATACGCGCGGGCATGCAGCTCGGCAGCCTGGAGATGCTCACCGCCGGGGTCACCACCAGCTCGGAGATGTACTTCGCACCGGACTCGGTGGCCGACGCGGTGCTCGAAGTGGGCTCGCGCGTGGTGATCGCGTCCGCCGTGATCGACATGCCCGACCTGGGCGATCTGGGCGGTTGGCAGGGCATGGTGGACCGGATCAGCCGTTGGATCGACAGTGACGGCCTGCGGTTCGGCCCCGGCGAGCGCGTGGAGCTCGCCTACGGTCCGCACTCCGCCTACACGCTGCCGCCGGAAGCGCTGCGACGGATCGGTGAGCAGGCGCGGGAACGCGGTGCGCTGGTGCACACCCACGTGGCCGAGACCGCCGACGAGGACGCCGAGCAGCGTCGTTCGTACGGCTCCGTGCCGAGGATGCTGGCCGAACTCGGTGTGCTGGAAGGCCGTTTCCTGGCCGCGCACGGGGTGCATCTCGACGACGCCGACATCGCCGTTCTGGCCGAGCACGGCGTGAGCGTGGCCCACTGTCCGGGCTCCAACGCCAAACTCGCCTCCGGCACCGCCCGGTTGGTCGAGCTGCTCCGGGCGGGCGTGCCGCTCGGACTCGGCACCGACGGCCCCTCCAGTAACGATGACGTCGACCTCTGGGAGGAGGTCCAGCTCGCGGGCATGCTGGCCCGGATTCGGGAGGGGTACGCCGACGCGATAGGCGCCGCCGACCTGCTGCTGGCGGCCACGCGCGGTGGTGCGCGTGCGCTGCACCGCTCCGACATCGGTGCGCTGGAGAGCGGCCGGTGGGCCGATGTCGTCCACCTGGACCTGGACACCCCGGCTTTCGTGCGCGGTCCCGAGGCCACCGACGAGCGCATCCTGTCGAACCTGGTGTGGGCGGCCGGTGCCGAGTGCGTGCGAGACGTCTGGGTGGCCGGCGAGCAGGTGGTGGACACCGGGGAGCCCACCCGCGTGGAGCGGGACACGGTGCTGAAGTCCGCACGTGCCGCCGCCCGCCGGATCGAGGGCTGA
- a CDS encoding response regulator — MIRVLIADDQEMVRAGFRMILDSEDDIEVVGDAGNGHDAVRLARELRPDVCLMDIRMPGIDGLEATRLLTEGGTAEPIRVVVVTTFDLDEYVATALNNGASGFLLKDAGPALLVEAVHAAERGDALVSPQITVRLLRHFHDSGSHRNREADRPREELTGRESEVVRAVARGLTNTEVSGELYMSLSTVKSHLAAVQGKIGARNRVEIAAWAWRTGLMDG, encoded by the coding sequence ATGATCCGGGTGCTGATCGCCGACGACCAGGAGATGGTCCGTGCCGGATTCCGGATGATCCTGGACAGCGAGGACGACATCGAGGTGGTCGGGGACGCGGGCAACGGTCACGACGCCGTTCGGCTGGCCCGGGAGCTGCGTCCGGACGTCTGCCTGATGGACATCCGGATGCCGGGCATCGACGGGCTCGAAGCCACCAGGCTCCTCACCGAGGGCGGGACCGCCGAGCCGATCAGGGTCGTCGTGGTGACCACGTTCGACCTCGACGAGTACGTGGCCACCGCGCTCAACAACGGTGCCAGCGGTTTCCTGCTCAAGGACGCCGGACCGGCACTGTTGGTGGAGGCGGTGCACGCCGCGGAACGCGGGGACGCCCTGGTGTCGCCGCAGATCACCGTGCGGTTGCTCCGGCACTTCCACGACTCCGGTTCGCACCGGAACCGGGAGGCCGACAGACCGAGGGAGGAGCTGACCGGCCGGGAGAGCGAGGTGGTCCGAGCCGTGGCGCGCGGGCTGACCAACACCGAGGTGAGCGGGGAGCTGTACATGTCGCTTTCCACGGTCAAGTCCCACCTGGCCGCGGTGCAGGGCAAGATCGGCGCGCGCAACCGGGTGGAGATCGCGGCCTGGGCTTGGCGGACCGGGTTGATGGACGGCTGA
- a CDS encoding histidine kinase → MPHRSDRLTTARLRPGRAGWGPVRARLRHVVDALRQQWIFAALLLLTWCGELALTLDTGVSALARVPLITVMVLLALAGRWYPVRCGLLGAGTLLVGLALAGFLDVHAGPGVLPRVSVTENIAGLLLVVYAFRSLTRARAALVTAVLVAACLVVVFFRNDPPVIRPLELGLLQLVLAVGTGMYLGGGREHRSARHPVAELLRGQWPITAVLSVLLFLQVASSDFASQPLGGALMAASSVLMSVLAVFAPLRPVQAALLGAVNVVFTTVLASLFGVVGLGATTGFPQSALGGVPVPVTAAGMLLIAFVVRMAPLREAAVATGALTASALFGAALIPGAAPYGPLSPSDFLPVLFMGAVLLVLAVGTGMYFRARDEDRARAVRAAVKSAQQDERMALARELHDVVAHHVTGIVVQAQAALRVAEKNPRAASEALERISSSGTEALTAMRRLVGSMRDTETESFSAMETEPTVDLEADLRKLVEHRTRDGTGGRVELDVRLTTEVPQEVGRSALRLVQEAVTNAEKHALDADLVKISVNTVGEQLLIEVTDDGTASSGRPPGGSGGYGLVGMRERIELLGGRLSAGPGRRHGWRVEARLPLADVGEER, encoded by the coding sequence GTGCCGCATCGGTCCGATCGCCTGACCACCGCTCGGCTCCGTCCCGGGCGAGCGGGGTGGGGACCGGTTCGCGCCCGGCTACGACACGTGGTGGACGCGCTGCGGCAGCAGTGGATCTTCGCGGCCCTGCTGTTGTTGACCTGGTGCGGCGAGCTGGCGCTCACGCTCGACACCGGTGTCTCGGCGCTGGCGCGCGTCCCGCTGATCACGGTGATGGTGCTGCTCGCGCTGGCCGGGCGGTGGTATCCGGTCAGGTGCGGGCTGCTCGGCGCGGGCACGCTGCTGGTCGGGCTCGCGCTCGCCGGGTTCCTCGACGTCCACGCCGGTCCCGGCGTGCTCCCGCGCGTTTCGGTCACCGAGAACATCGCGGGCCTGCTGCTCGTGGTCTACGCGTTCCGGAGCCTCACGCGTGCCAGGGCCGCGCTGGTCACCGCCGTGCTGGTGGCGGCGTGCCTGGTCGTCGTGTTCTTCCGCAACGATCCCCCTGTGATCCGGCCTCTGGAACTCGGGCTGCTGCAGTTGGTGCTCGCCGTGGGCACCGGGATGTACTTGGGGGGCGGCCGGGAGCACCGATCCGCGCGGCACCCGGTCGCGGAGCTGCTGCGCGGGCAGTGGCCGATCACCGCCGTGCTGTCCGTGCTGCTGTTCCTGCAGGTGGCGAGTTCGGACTTCGCCAGCCAGCCCCTCGGCGGCGCACTGATGGCGGCCAGCTCGGTGCTCATGTCGGTGCTCGCGGTGTTCGCACCGCTCCGCCCGGTGCAGGCGGCGCTGCTCGGCGCGGTGAACGTCGTGTTCACCACCGTGCTGGCCTCGCTGTTCGGCGTGGTGGGGCTGGGGGCCACCACCGGTTTCCCGCAGTCCGCGCTGGGAGGGGTGCCGGTTCCCGTCACCGCCGCCGGGATGCTGCTCATCGCCTTCGTCGTCCGAATGGCTCCGCTGCGGGAGGCCGCCGTGGCCACCGGCGCCCTCACGGCCTCGGCTCTGTTCGGTGCGGCCCTCATCCCCGGAGCGGCCCCCTACGGTCCGCTGTCGCCCTCGGATTTCCTCCCCGTGCTGTTCATGGGGGCCGTTCTGCTGGTGCTGGCGGTCGGAACCGGCATGTACTTCCGCGCCCGCGACGAGGACCGGGCTCGTGCGGTGCGTGCCGCGGTGAAGAGCGCGCAGCAGGACGAGCGGATGGCGCTGGCCCGGGAACTGCACGACGTGGTCGCACACCACGTCACCGGCATCGTGGTGCAGGCGCAGGCCGCGCTCAGGGTCGCCGAGAAGAACCCGAGGGCGGCGAGCGAGGCGCTGGAGCGGATCTCGTCCAGCGGCACCGAGGCGCTCACGGCCATGCGGCGGCTCGTCGGCAGCATGCGCGACACCGAGACCGAGTCCTTCTCCGCGATGGAGACGGAGCCCACCGTCGACCTGGAGGCCGACCTGCGGAAACTGGTCGAGCACCGCACTCGCGACGGGACGGGCGGCCGCGTCGAGCTGGACGTGCGCCTGACGACCGAGGTGCCGCAGGAGGTGGGGCGTTCGGCGCTGCGGCTCGTCCAGGAGGCCGTCACCAACGCCGAGAAGCACGCCCTCGACGCCGACCTCGTCAAGATCTCGGTCAACACCGTGGGCGAGCAGCTGCTGATCGAGGTCACCGATGACGGGACCGCTTCCAGCGGACGCCCCCCGGGTGGCTCCGGGGGATACGGTCTGGTCGGGATGCGGGAGCGAATCGAACTGCTCGGTGGTCGGTTGAGCGCGGGACCCGGTCGGCGGCACGGCTGGCGCGTCGAGGCTCGGCTGCCGCTGGCGGATGTGGGGGAAGAGCGGTAA
- the trmB gene encoding tRNA (guanosine(46)-N7)-methyltransferase TrmB — MSASDQQVPHRRTVVSYVQRGERMTTGQQRAWDRYWEEFGHDISELPEGPLDTTGWFGRTAPLVLEIGSGMGETTARLAADQPERDHLAVEVYKPGLAQLLARAEKLGVDNLRLLRGDATVLLREHIPEDTLSEVRVFFPDPWPKKRHHKRRLVQPGFVALVASRLRPGGVLHLATDWVSYAEQMMEVCTAESRLRNRHADQPGGWAPRPEWRPVTKFENRAHAEGREVHDLIFERV, encoded by the coding sequence GTGAGTGCTTCCGACCAGCAGGTTCCCCACCGGCGCACGGTTGTCAGCTACGTCCAGCGCGGCGAGCGCATGACGACCGGTCAACAGCGCGCGTGGGACCGCTACTGGGAGGAGTTCGGCCACGACATCTCCGAACTCCCCGAAGGCCCGCTCGACACCACCGGCTGGTTCGGTCGTACCGCGCCGCTCGTGCTGGAGATAGGTTCCGGCATGGGGGAGACCACCGCGCGGCTCGCGGCGGACCAGCCGGAGCGCGACCACCTCGCGGTGGAGGTCTACAAGCCTGGCCTGGCACAGCTGCTGGCGCGGGCCGAGAAGCTCGGTGTCGACAACCTCCGGTTGCTGCGCGGCGACGCCACGGTGCTGCTGCGCGAGCACATACCGGAGGACACGCTCAGCGAGGTGCGGGTCTTCTTCCCGGACCCCTGGCCGAAGAAGCGGCACCACAAACGTCGCCTGGTCCAGCCCGGCTTCGTGGCGCTGGTCGCGTCGAGATTACGTCCCGGGGGCGTGCTGCACCTGGCCACCGACTGGGTGAGCTACGCCGAGCAGATGATGGAGGTCTGCACGGCGGAGTCGCGATTGCGGAATCGCCATGCCGATCAGCCGGGTGGCTGGGCGCCGCGACCGGAATGGCGTCCGGTGACCAAGTTCGAGAACCGGGCTCACGCGGAAGGTCGCGAAGTGCACGACCTGATCTTCGAACGCGTCTGA
- a CDS encoding ABC transporter ATP-binding protein codes for MIEAVGLTKRYGSKLAVDDLSFTVKPGKVTGFLGPNGAGKSTTMRMMLGLDRPTAGRVLIDGKHYTELKNPLRTLGALVDAKWVHPNRSAHAHLKWMARSNGIPTKRVDEVLDIVGLSEVAHRRAGGFSLGMSQRLGIATALLGDPKILMFDEPVNGLDPEGIHWIRRFMQRLAAEGRTVLVSSHLLSEMAQTAEELVVVGRGKLIAQCSTEEFVDSASNTSVRVRTPQAEQLGEVLASNGLAVARENQQDQHTLLVPDGGTEQVGELAAKHGFVLHELTVQRGSLEEAFMQITGQEVEFSTGQGNEPAAPAAGDVPVAAAEK; via the coding sequence ATGATCGAGGCTGTGGGCCTCACCAAGCGCTACGGCTCCAAGCTGGCTGTCGACGACCTCTCGTTTACCGTCAAGCCCGGCAAGGTGACCGGATTCCTCGGGCCGAACGGTGCGGGCAAGTCCACCACGATGCGCATGATGCTCGGCCTGGACCGCCCCACGGCGGGCAGGGTTCTCATCGACGGCAAGCACTACACCGAGCTGAAGAACCCCCTGCGCACCCTGGGCGCGCTGGTCGACGCCAAGTGGGTTCACCCCAACCGGTCGGCCCACGCGCACCTGAAGTGGATGGCCAGGTCCAACGGCATCCCCACCAAGCGGGTGGACGAGGTGCTCGACATCGTGGGGCTGTCGGAAGTGGCCCATCGCCGTGCCGGCGGCTTCTCGCTCGGGATGTCCCAGCGGCTCGGCATCGCCACCGCGCTGCTCGGTGACCCCAAGATCCTGATGTTCGACGAGCCCGTCAACGGACTCGACCCGGAGGGCATCCACTGGATCAGGCGGTTCATGCAGCGGCTCGCGGCCGAGGGGCGCACCGTGCTGGTCTCCAGCCACCTGCTCTCCGAGATGGCCCAGACCGCCGAGGAACTGGTCGTCGTCGGGCGCGGCAAGCTCATCGCGCAGTGCAGCACCGAGGAGTTCGTGGACAGCGCCAGCAACACCTCGGTCCGGGTCCGTACCCCGCAGGCCGAACAGCTCGGTGAGGTGCTGGCCTCGAACGGGCTGGCCGTCGCCCGGGAGAACCAGCAGGACCAGCACACGCTGCTGGTGCCCGACGGCGGGACCGAGCAGGTCGGTGAACTCGCGGCCAAGCACGGTTTCGTGCTGCACGAGCTCACCGTGCAGCGCGGCTCGCTCGAAGAGGCGTTCATGCAGATCACCGGGCAGGAAGTGGAGTTCAGCACCGGCCAGGGGAACGAGCCCGCCGCTCCCGCCGCGGGTGACGTGCCGGTCGCCGCGGCGGAGAAGTGA
- a CDS encoding HAD family hydrolase, with protein sequence MSTRSSWTPSLVALDVDGTMVDPETQLLSDRVRRAVRQVASSGSHLVIATGRSMLGTLPVLDELGITEGVALCSNGAVRVDVATREAVSVETFDPQPVHARLAPLLPDSLFAAERIGVGSLVTAPFAPEELHGPQWQVGLDELLGQPVPRFIANWAGRHPAEVWGRLEGVELPGCTYTIDHYEPWVTVVPAGVSKAAALEKLRLELGVAAEGTFAAGDGDNDIQMLEWAHHSVAMGQAPATVRLTAAEVAAPVTEDGLVPALERWFPGG encoded by the coding sequence GTGAGTACGAGATCCAGCTGGACGCCGAGCCTCGTGGCCCTCGACGTGGACGGCACGATGGTCGACCCCGAGACGCAGCTGCTGTCCGACCGGGTGCGCCGGGCGGTGCGGCAGGTCGCGTCCTCGGGAAGCCACCTGGTCATCGCCACCGGGCGGAGCATGCTCGGGACGCTGCCGGTGCTCGACGAGCTGGGAATCACCGAGGGGGTGGCGCTGTGCTCCAACGGGGCCGTGCGGGTCGACGTGGCCACCAGGGAAGCCGTGTCGGTGGAGACCTTCGACCCGCAACCCGTCCACGCCCGGCTCGCCCCGCTGCTGCCGGACTCGCTGTTCGCCGCCGAGCGGATCGGGGTGGGCAGCCTGGTCACCGCTCCGTTCGCCCCCGAGGAGCTGCACGGCCCGCAGTGGCAGGTCGGCCTCGATGAGCTGCTCGGCCAGCCGGTGCCCCGGTTCATCGCGAACTGGGCGGGGCGTCACCCCGCCGAGGTGTGGGGGCGGCTCGAGGGGGTCGAGCTGCCGGGGTGCACCTACACCATCGACCACTACGAGCCGTGGGTGACCGTGGTGCCCGCCGGTGTGAGCAAGGCCGCCGCGCTGGAGAAGCTGCGGCTGGAGCTCGGGGTCGCCGCCGAGGGGACCTTCGCGGCCGGGGACGGCGACAACGACATCCAGATGCTGGAGTGGGCCCACCACAGCGTCGCCATGGGGCAGGCCCCGGCCACGGTGCGGCTCACCGCCGCCGAGGTGGCCGCTCCGGTCACCGAGGACGGGCTGGTCCCCGCGCTCGAACGATGGTTCCCGGGCGGCTGA